The Amaranthus tricolor cultivar Red isolate AtriRed21 chromosome 2, ASM2621246v1, whole genome shotgun sequence genome contains the following window.
TATATTAAAAATCATGTTCATGTGTTTTGTGAGTAAAACCACTTTATGATACTAATAAAGATTGTATTTTTGATGAAAAGATAGGCATCTTTTGTTTCCTAGCACAAGAACAAGCACTCTAATAGAGAAATAAACAATTTTCACCCAACAAGATAATGCAGGCCTATATTGCAATTGGATTCATTCTTTTCAAACAAGAGGCAACAAAGGATGtattaaatatttatctttttcagTATACCCTAAATTCCTAGGATATGAATGTATAAGATCTTGGTTTTTCATACCAGTTCCAgctatagaaaataaaaagttgCTTCCAATATGACATTTGTTGTTTTTCGCAATTTAGAGTTACCAATTTGAAACTACTAAGCAATCAACCTCTTAGATTCGCCTATGAACTCGATGAAATCAGTTCAAATCAGACCATGACCATCACCAGCTACATCACtccatatatataaatatactattAATTAGTACTTCCTCCTATTCTCCACAAGTGTCCAATTTTCTTTTTGGGCACTATTTAtctcttacttttaatttgtattttataattaatctataagttaaaatatagtcaagtgaaattttatttgattcgtttcaatgcaagaattatttatatcaactttttataacttttaattatgcacaattagaattattataaattgaataagtacattaaatagaataaataaagCAAATAAGATACACCATAAAAGGaagtattaaataattacaaaagagAGGGACTAGAAGGACTTGTTCACAACTATTGCAAATCCCTTTCCATAGTATTTTCACCCAATTCGTATTTGGGGTTGTTCCATTTACATCAAGTGTATTcaccattttaaaacaataaattagtgacatgaaattaaataatttttttcatttctttttataaatGGTACATAGTAATCGAGATTCATAGTTTGTACCAATTACCAACATTAATATAATATCAATAGTATTTTTCTCCTAATCAAAGAtagaaaattagtaaaaatctagtactatattttaaatatcgGCTAATATCAATATCTccattaataataatgtcatattcttaatttctaaatataaaaaataaattgtggtCGGAATAATGACCCTATCTaatctaaataaaataaaatagaaactttctCAACAAGACATAAGTAAGAAAAAGTGACAGACAATTTATATCCAGCAAAAAGAGGGTAAAAATGCATTAGACCTTCACATCATCTCCAACCTTCTATAGTCCAAAGCACCATTAGTTGTCAACCCAAAGAAATCATAAGAGATACTTCCaccattattgttattgttagtagtACAACAAGCAACCCAATTTTGACTGCAATTACAATCTTGACTTTTTTCCAACCCCAAACTGCAAGTAAAACAAATCCTTGTCCCTGTTTTCAAAATCTCTTGATTATGTTGGTATGGAGGACTGATTCTAAGATCAAGATTCAAATCAGGGCATCTTTCTATTCTGTTTTGTTGcattttttggttaaatttctcatcttttaatCCCAAAACTTGTTcttttttgggaatttttgttgtagaaaatgagattgttgttGTAGTTGAATTTGGTGTTGTTGTTGGAGAAGAATCTGAGTGAGATGAAATATTTCCAATTAAGGGTCTATGAGTAAGTGGGTCAATTCCTTTGTTTAGAAGCTTTCTTTTGATGTGAGTATTCCAATAATTCTTTATCTCATTGTCTGTTCTTCCTGCTAATCTTCCGGCTATTATAGACCACCTAAATAATAAGCAAAACCCATCAAAATTTCCAATATCTTtagtttaatttcaaattttacaaAGTGGGTTTACAAATACAAGAAATTCTAATAAATATTCATAATTATTACTCTTTCtactaaaataatatcataaaataatacaatttattgaaaattcaatcCGATCATTTTATTGaaattcttattaatattaaattgtgtagTTTAATTGAGATCAATATTCAACTAATCCTATTTAGTTATCCTTAGTTCCCGGGTGTTACCAACATACAAGTGTAGTAACTAGGTGAAAACCCATGATTCATTTTAGTCCTTActatcaaaatcaaaacttagtttaagatttttgaaaattacaattttatttttttttcaaattacaaCTAATAGTATTCCGTTCTTTCTGATTGTCCATTTTACTTTCTTAAGTATATCAACGTAAATTTTGAGTTTCGATATCTCATtgtatgtataataaaaattgtaaaaattatatattaaaattctttgcatcaagacGAATTTAAGAAGATtctacataaatatattttttcttgaatatatacttcaaaaattaaatttaaatttctttctcaTACAATGGTAAAAACTTaaaagtggacaaataaaaagaagtaAAGGgagtaattaaaattattttaacaatcagaaatttaaattaagtggTCGAAACTAAATAATAAACCTGAATATTGTAGATTTTGATTCTTTGGTTACTATAATTCGCAAATATTAAGCATTTaaactataatttataaaagtcaaaaactttaattatgtatttcacaaattattcaattaagTAAATTCTCGATTCATTTGTAGGTAACCTTTTCAAATATTGATCATGAGAAAAAGATTTCTATATTAGATGAAATATaagcaaaaacaaaacaagaaaataattttaaacttacttgTTACCAAGAAGACTATGTAATTTGATGATGAGTTCATCTTCTTGTTCAGTAAAATTACCCCTTTTCAAATCCGGTCTAAGGTAATTAATCCACCGGAGCCGGCAACTTTTACCACACCGAAGAAGCCCCGCCGCCTTGGGAAGTGAACGCCAACAACCTTCACCATGAACTTTAATATAAGCAATTAATCTATCATCTTCTTCCTTAGTCCATGCTCCTTTGTTTGTATGAGATTTCTCACAACAAGGGGACCTccccattttttaaaatttttttaaaaaaaattaagtgatgacttttttatttttgttactaaaaatttttataattgttgGAGAAAAAGAAAGGAATTTTTTTATAAGCTATTATAGGAATTCTTTCTCATTATTTTAGTTggatttcctttttttttttatgatgatgaataaaattttgaaaaagagCTAATTTTGAGAGTTGGGTAAAACAATAAAGATGACCCCTTTTGAGGATTTGAATGGAGATTTTATAGGGTGTTGAAATGGAAAAAGGTAAAGAAAGAGCTTCTAGATGTGAGTTGGTGAGATAGGTTTGATAGGAGAGTGGCTTGTGGGGTTACTCTTtttgataataatgataatatgattttcatgataaaaaaaaataaataattaagtcaaaaaataatgtgtaaaaagggtgattaagtaaaattaaattattgttagGTGTAAAGTAAGATTACACATTAATATCTTAATTATTCAATTACTCTAACATTGTATAGATAAAAGAATTAAAGAATTTAGGGTACTAGGTTTTCAAATAGTGGAGACAATATATAAGATTTCTATGGCTGTTTCTATGTCTAATa
Protein-coding sequences here:
- the LOC130805238 gene encoding myb-related protein 308-like yields the protein MGRSPCCEKSHTNKGAWTKEEDDRLIAYIKVHGEGCWRSLPKAAGLLRCGKSCRLRWINYLRPDLKRGNFTEQEDELIIKLHSLLGNKWSIIAGRLAGRTDNEIKNYWNTHIKRKLLNKGIDPLTHRPLIGNISSHSDSSPTTTPNSTTTTISFSTTKIPKKEQVLGLKDEKFNQKMQQNRIERCPDLNLDLRISPPYQHNQEILKTGTRICFTCSLGLEKSQDCNCSQNWVACCTTNNNNNGGSISYDFFGLTTNGALDYRRLEMM